A single window of Vigna radiata var. radiata cultivar VC1973A chromosome 4, Vradiata_ver6, whole genome shotgun sequence DNA harbors:
- the LOC106758996 gene encoding probable transcriptional regulator RABBIT EARS isoform X2, with protein MEEGQCLMRSKRKYSLSSSLHGSSTDYPSYDDHSWEEQAFAKDAAWSGCVWPPRSYSCTFCTREFRSAQALGGHMNVHRRDRARLKQPHSPQNEILNYDPEKTQAQNSVQISFTSLGYLYPPSITGLPHNTNPNSDPYSHVVASPSKVLGAPVNKRCREKPQIPQYNSSSIFKGCHESPPSLSSKSWPNLTDDFRFCSSRLDLEASVETKLQGLDSGCRSEGDKGKTEVAVSMNLFMSRAHPVVQFENKETDTSFKKRKSDTSSIPFFPKSCSVDKDHVQSEMFDFSPSSIEELDLELRLGHRSEGEYYPNKTHWTLQRNFCFFFSMHELGCEVK; from the exons ATGGAGGAGGGTCAATGTTTGATGAGGAGTAAGAGAAAGTACTCTTTGAGCTCTAGTCTTCATGGTTCTTCTACTGATTACCCTTCCTATGATGATCACTCATGGGAAGAGCAAGCCTTTGCTAAAGATGCTGCTTGGTCTGGTTGTGTGTGGCCACCACGATCATATTCTTGTACCTTTTGCACAAGGGAATTTAGGTCAGCACAAGCTTTAGGAGGTCATATGAATGTTCACAGAAGAGATAGAGCAAGACTAAAGCAGCCACATAGCCCTCAGAATGAAATCCTCAATTATGATCCTGAGAAAACTCAAGCCCAGAATTcggttcaaatttctttcacttcattggGTTACTTATACCCACCTTCTATCACTGGATTGCCTCATAACACTAACCCTAATTCTGATCCTTATTCTCATGTTGTTGCTTCCCCTTCCAAAGTTTTAGGCGCACCAGTTAACAAGAGATGCAGAGAGAAACCCCAGATTCCACAATACAATagttcttcaattttcaaaGGATGTCATGAGTCTCctccttctctttcttccaaATCCTGGCCAAATTTAACTGATGACTTCAGATTTTGTTCGAGTAGGCTCGATCTTGAAGCTAGTGTTGAGACAAAATTGCAGGGATTGGATTCTGGGTGTAGGAGTGAGGGTGATAAGGGTAAAACTGAGGTGGCTGTGAGCATGAACTTGTTTATGAGTCGAGCTCACCCAGTTGTGCAGTTTGAGAATAAAGAGACAGATACAAGTTTCAAGAAGAGAAAATCAGACACTTCATCCATTCCATTCTTCCCCAAATCATGTTCAGTTGATAAGGATCATGTGCAGTCAGAGATGTTTGATTTTAGCCCTAGCTCTATAGAAGAGCTAGATCTGGAGCTAAGGCTTGGTCATAGGTCCGAG GGAGAATATTATCCCAACAAAACTCATTGGACCTTGCAACgcaatttttgtttcttcttctccatGCATGAATTAG GTTGCGAGGTGAAATAG
- the LOC106758996 gene encoding probable transcriptional regulator RABBIT EARS isoform X1, protein MEEGQCLMRSKRKYSLSSSLHGSSTDYPSYDDHSWEEQAFAKDAAWSGCVWPPRSYSCTFCTREFRSAQALGGHMNVHRRDRARLKQPHSPQNEILNYDPEKTQAQNSVQISFTSLGYLYPPSITGLPHNTNPNSDPYSHVVASPSKVLGAPVNKRCREKPQIPQYNSSSIFKGCHESPPSLSSKSWPNLTDDFRFCSSRLDLEASVETKLQGLDSGCRSEGDKGKTEVAVSMNLFMSRAHPVVQFENKETDTSFKKRKSDTSSIPFFPKSCSVDKDHVQSEMFDFSPSSIEELDLELRLGHRSEGEYYPNKTHWTLQRNFCFFFSMHELGTHNDNLFQL, encoded by the exons ATGGAGGAGGGTCAATGTTTGATGAGGAGTAAGAGAAAGTACTCTTTGAGCTCTAGTCTTCATGGTTCTTCTACTGATTACCCTTCCTATGATGATCACTCATGGGAAGAGCAAGCCTTTGCTAAAGATGCTGCTTGGTCTGGTTGTGTGTGGCCACCACGATCATATTCTTGTACCTTTTGCACAAGGGAATTTAGGTCAGCACAAGCTTTAGGAGGTCATATGAATGTTCACAGAAGAGATAGAGCAAGACTAAAGCAGCCACATAGCCCTCAGAATGAAATCCTCAATTATGATCCTGAGAAAACTCAAGCCCAGAATTcggttcaaatttctttcacttcattggGTTACTTATACCCACCTTCTATCACTGGATTGCCTCATAACACTAACCCTAATTCTGATCCTTATTCTCATGTTGTTGCTTCCCCTTCCAAAGTTTTAGGCGCACCAGTTAACAAGAGATGCAGAGAGAAACCCCAGATTCCACAATACAATagttcttcaattttcaaaGGATGTCATGAGTCTCctccttctctttcttccaaATCCTGGCCAAATTTAACTGATGACTTCAGATTTTGTTCGAGTAGGCTCGATCTTGAAGCTAGTGTTGAGACAAAATTGCAGGGATTGGATTCTGGGTGTAGGAGTGAGGGTGATAAGGGTAAAACTGAGGTGGCTGTGAGCATGAACTTGTTTATGAGTCGAGCTCACCCAGTTGTGCAGTTTGAGAATAAAGAGACAGATACAAGTTTCAAGAAGAGAAAATCAGACACTTCATCCATTCCATTCTTCCCCAAATCATGTTCAGTTGATAAGGATCATGTGCAGTCAGAGATGTTTGATTTTAGCCCTAGCTCTATAGAAGAGCTAGATCTGGAGCTAAGGCTTGGTCATAGGTCCGAG GGAGAATATTATCCCAACAAAACTCATTGGACCTTGCAACgcaatttttgtttcttcttctccatGCATGAATTAGGTACACACAATGACAATCTCTTTCAATTATAA
- the LOC106759129 gene encoding zinc finger protein ZAT6-like isoform X2 yields the protein MSSCYFPFTCQKKMEFNTPIYKKSEIRWSSDDQGGPGQVKSYSCSFCKRGFSNAQALGGHMNIHRRDRAKLKQSSEESLLSLDISIKTSSDHSNDPSDLEEKIFFRLGSGEDQKHSRNRKMPFNFPHKSDPEIPHHLPSFVFGQRIEEKTADLDLELRLGLYPQESATLNTRSFF from the exons ATGTCTTCTTGCTATTTCCCCTTCACTTGCCAAAAAAAGATGGAGTTCAACACCCCAATCTATAAGAAATCTGAGATAAGGTGGAGCTCAGATGATCAAGGTGGCCCTGGACAAGTGAAATCTTATTCTTGTTCCTTCTGCAAGAGAGGATTCTCTAATGCACAAGCCCTAGGTGGCCACATGAATATCCACAGAAGAGATAGGGCAAAGCTCAAGCAATCTTCTGAAGAAAGCTTGCTTTCGTTGGACATCTCAATCAAGACCTCAAGTGATCACAGTAATGACCCTTCtgatttggaagagaaaatttTCTTTCGGTTGGGTTCTGGAGAAGATCAGAAGCATTCTAGAAATCGTAAAATGCCATTCAATTTCCCTCACAAAAGTGATC CAGAAATTCCTCATCATCTTCCTTCTTTTGTTTTCGGGCAGCGAATTGAAGAGAAGACAGCTGATTTAGACCTTGAACTTAGGTTAGGCCTTTATCCACAGGAGTCAGCAACATTGAACACTAGATCGTTCTTTTGA
- the LOC106759129 gene encoding zinc finger protein ZAT6-like isoform X1, whose protein sequence is MSSCYFPFTCQKKMEFNTPIYKKSEIRWSSDDQGGPGQVKSYSCSFCKRGFSNAQALGGHMNIHRRDRAKLKQSSEESLLSLDISIKTSSDHSNDPSDLEEKIFFRLGSGEDQKHSRNRKMPFNFPHKSDRDYASERGVFIGSAEIPHHLPSFVFGQRIEEKTADLDLELRLGLYPQESATLNTRSFF, encoded by the coding sequence ATGTCTTCTTGCTATTTCCCCTTCACTTGCCAAAAAAAGATGGAGTTCAACACCCCAATCTATAAGAAATCTGAGATAAGGTGGAGCTCAGATGATCAAGGTGGCCCTGGACAAGTGAAATCTTATTCTTGTTCCTTCTGCAAGAGAGGATTCTCTAATGCACAAGCCCTAGGTGGCCACATGAATATCCACAGAAGAGATAGGGCAAAGCTCAAGCAATCTTCTGAAGAAAGCTTGCTTTCGTTGGACATCTCAATCAAGACCTCAAGTGATCACAGTAATGACCCTTCtgatttggaagagaaaatttTCTTTCGGTTGGGTTCTGGAGAAGATCAGAAGCATTCTAGAAATCGTAAAATGCCATTCAATTTCCCTCACAAAAGTGATCGTGATTATGCATCAGAAAGGGGTGTGTTCATTGGTTCAGCAGAAATTCCTCATCATCTTCCTTCTTTTGTTTTCGGGCAGCGAATTGAAGAGAAGACAGCTGATTTAGACCTTGAACTTAGGTTAGGCCTTTATCCACAGGAGTCAGCAACATTGAACACTAGATCGTTCTTTTGA